In Choloepus didactylus isolate mChoDid1 chromosome 11 unlocalized genomic scaffold, mChoDid1.pri SUPER_11_unloc2, whole genome shotgun sequence, the sequence CTGCAGGAGGGCCAGCAAGGAACCCCAGCTCTCCTCTGCAAGCAGCACCAGCTCCACCTGCCTGGGACCACCTCGGCTTTGCAATCTGGGGCGGGGCCACAGCTGACAGCAGACCTGCTCCTCTCCAGGGTTTCCCATCTGTTATTTCTGCCCTGCTCTGAGCTCTGGGAAGAGAGCTCACATTTGTACATGCCCTAGAAGCCAGTCGGGAATTTGGGGACTGCTGGTATACCAGCTTCCCTAAGTGGCTACAGATACGTCTGTAGAACCCGGCTCTGCTCCTCCCCATTCTGCAGTGTCCACAAGTGGCACCCAGCGAGAAGCGCTCAGGCTGCAGGGAATTTACAAGGTGTCTGAAGAATTCCCTCCTAAATTTTGAGGACTGACACAGGGGAACCAGTTTCTAACCTgtctaaataagaaaaagaattacaGAAGACAagtttcacacatacacacacacgtgtaaCTTTAGAATAAAGGGCAGTCCTTTAAATGTAGTAAATTTACCCCGATGGAAAAACTCAGTATATTATCCTGTTTTCCTCACTTTGCTTTGAAACTGGCCCAAACCACTGACCAAccactgagaaccactgaccaACACCAAGGACAATTCCAGTGGCGGGTGAAATGATCAGAATTCCATgcatgcaaaaaaagaaagaaagaaagaaaattagctCCTTTGATGCTCAGAGCTCTGAATAGGAACTGACGACAATGTGACTGTCGACAACGTGCTCTCGACACAGAGTACTAGAAATGACTCACATGCGTGCAGCGGGCTGTCCGCCGTACGTGTGGAGGAACTGAGTGTGAGCAGCTCGGACGTGCAGGATTCCCGGCGGCTCACCTCGACTACAGGTCCGAGGCCGCCGATCCTGCGAGCGCGAGCCGGGCGGCCCCACGAGCTACCTGACGGCAGGTGTGCGGCGGGCAGAGCCCGAGATCCATCGTGACCTCGCACCCCCGGGACCCGAGCCCGCAAGCCGAGATCCCGTCCCTCCGAATCGCCGCGGGCCGCGCGGCCGCTCCTCCCGCCACCTACCCTGCGCGGAGCCTGCACCTCGGACGGGGTCCCCTCGCCCCACTCACCGTCCGCGAGACCCCGGCCCAGGGCGGCCGCCGCCAGCCCGGCCAGCGGGCGCCGCAGCATGAGGGACGTCAGCGCCGCGCCGGCCCCGCCCACGCCGCCTTCCAGCTCCGCCCCGGCCCGCAGGGACGTCGACGCCGCGCCGGCCCCGCCGCGCAGGGACGTCTCCGCCAGCGCAGGCCCCGCCCACGCCGCCGCCCGGCTCCGCCCCGGCCCGCAGGGACGTCAACACCGCGCCGGCCCCGCCGCGCAGGGACGTCAACGCCAGCGCAGACCCCGCCCACGCCGCCTTCCAGCTCCGCCCCGGCCCGCAGGGACGTCAACACCGCGCCGGCCCCGCCGCGCAGGGACGTCTCCGCCAGCGCAGGCCCCGCCCACGCCGCCGCCCGGCTCCGCCCCGGCCCGCAGGGACGTCAACACCGCGCCGGCCCCGCCGCGCAGGGACGTCAACGCCAGCGCAGACCCCGCCCACGCCGCCTTCCAGCTCCGCCCCGGCCCGCAGGGACGTCAACACCGCGCCGGCCCCGCCGCGCAGGGACGTCTCCGCCAGCGCAGGCCCCGCCCACGCCGCCGCCCGGCTCCGCCCCGGCCCGCAGGGACGTCAACACCGCGCCGGCCCCGCCGCGCAGGGACGTCAACGCCAGCGCAGACCCCGCCCACGCCGCCTTCCAGCTCCGCCCCGGCCCGCAGGGACGTTTCCGCCAGCGCAGGCCCCGCCCACGCCGCCTCCCAGCTCcgccccaccccacagaggcgtCAGCGCCATGCCGCCCGCACCAGACACGGCCCCGCCCCAAATGACGTCAGCGACGCGACGCCCGCGGGCGACGTCACGGCCGTCGCCGCTGGAGGACCTGTCACTACCCTTTCGTGGCTCTTTGGCTTAGTTCCTGCCCCGCCTTGGCCTGGTTCCCACGTGGCCCGCGGGGGTCGGGACTGCTGTCTCTCGAGGTCCCGCCCGGGACGACAGGCTGGTATGGGAAAGGTCCAGCCTTCTGCCCTCCCCGCCCCGGCGTGCAGGACGGGAAGCGGAGGTCTGAGGGGATTGCTGCCTCCGAAGCGTCTGAGCGAGAGCCTGCATCGGGTCGGCAGGTCCCCCGTCCGCTGCGCGGCCTCCGACGCCCCGTGCCTCTCCCGCGCGCCCCGGGCTGGGGCTGCCCGCTGGCTTTCCTTCTTTTGGGGGAcctgagggagggagaggggtgggCGTGACCCTGAAGTTACTGAACAGTTTTTATTTTACAGGCAACAGGGGCTTTTTTACTTCCCATTTCCTGTCGAGTTTGCACTCCTCTTTTCAGATATCCTTCCTTCATCAGAGATCGGGAATGGGAAAGAAAGCCGGCCCTTCTCGGCCATGAAATCTCCGTTTCCCGGAGTCTGAATATTGAAAGTTTTCCAGTATTCATTATTTGAAGCTCCTGGGTTTTCACCGAGATACCTCGGCACAGACTCTTCCCCTGTAAATCCAGGGCATTGTAAAAGTAGCCTTGAGCTTTCTGTAATTAAGCGTGGTAATCCTTACCTTCCTaaaattttgtgataattaaGTGATCATAGACAACATGGCATGAGGTTGTCTCCACCCTTTACACTGCATTCCTTCCTCAGGGCAGCTTCCTTGACGCCTTAACTCCCGTGTTCTAACCCATCAGAATCTGCCTGGACTCTGCCACAGACCTTCTGGGTTTGAGAGTGGGACCTGGGTTttgcttttaaaacaaaacaaactttcaCAGGTGATTTTAATGCTAGGTCAAAGTTAAGGAGCCTGAAGGGTTATAGGGAAAGACTGGAGAATGACCTGGTGATACCATGCTTATCAGAGGTGTATTGGGGTCTGCAGTTTCTTTACTTGGTGGGATCTAACAAGGATCAGTTTGATAGAAAAGCCTTCCTTTTTTGCTCTCTTGTTCCCTTGCCCGGGAGGTCACACACCCAAGGCCGGAGCTGGACTGCCTCCTGGTGCTACAGGGGCTCTAAAGGAAGGATGGCAGCACTGGGCAGCCTGTCTGGGTAAGCATGGACTTCCAGGCCCTTTGGGGTTACTGTTATGACATCATCCATTTGAATACTCACGTACCAGGTTTATGCTCCGCTGCCTTGGGGAAGCCTTCCCGAGCCACTGTATTCTTAGCTGGAAAATACAGAACAGTGATCACCTTGCCACATTGTCaagggagaaacagaaatgacTTGTGGGTACCTAGCACCAATAGATGGTGGGGTGGTTGTCAGCACCTTCCTAAATCAAAGCCTGCAGTCCAGCCAGGCACTATGGTCCGTGGAGAATGCTATGGACCCTCCTGCTATTCCCCCTGAATTACATGCCCATCCGCCCTTTCCTCTCACACACTGGCCTCCCTAAAATGAGAAATACAGGTGCCAGAATAAAACTTGGAGCACAGGGTCCTTGTTGTTTCTGTGGGACTTAGGCAAAGGAATGTAGTACCTAAAGCTATGGGTTGGTGTGAGGATGGGGAAGGCTTCTGGGTTTCAGTGCTGCCTGAAGGGATCTTGCCCTGGGAAAGGTTCTCACTGGAACTACTGGCAGTGGTTTGAAAGCATCCACTGTGAGTCTGCAAAGCTCAGCTCCAGCCCCTCTTCCAGGAAGCTTCTCCAAGTCCCCTGACCTACAAATTCTCTGGAGCTGctctcctctgggctccccagcTCCAGGCACATAGAGATCCTAGCCTGACTGCTGGCTTTTGTGGCTCTGAAGCTCATGTATCGTTTAgctgtctctgggcttctcaaAGAGtgtgtttctcttctttttgaagTCAGGGGCCAAATTCGTTTTGCCAAAATTTACTGAGTCCTGTACTAGGGGTCTGAGAGTCAGTGGTGAGTAAAAAGTAGTTCTTACCCCAGGATGTCACAGTCTCATGGGCCCAGTGCAGACATAGACCAAGGCAGTGTCAGCTGGATGATGCTTTCATGGGAAGCACAGCATGTGGTGAGAAACCCAAGGAAGTGAAAGGTGGAGTTCCAGGTGGAGGGCAGTGTGGGCTGTGGCCAGGAGGAAGGAGACAGCACTCTGTCTGGAAACTTGCAGGGTGCTTGGGCTGGCAGCCTTGTTGCAGGAGAGAATTGGAGTAGGATATGACAGAGACCTCGAAAGCTGTGTGGGCAGTCAGGAATCTGCCGGTTATCCTGAGAGCATCAGGAGCCCCTGGAGTGATTTCAGTGGACAggattttggaaataaaatcccGCTGCCCTGTGGAGTCCCGATCAGAGTGGCGTGGCAGTGGGAGGGACCTGGTGGGAGGCTGGTGGGATGGTCTGGGCTAGACACAGCTTGGGGTTGGAGTGAAGGGGTTTTGTTTCAGGCAGCCTGTGGCCAGGCCATTCCCACGTCCAGCATTGCCGGGGCAGGCCTCCCCCATGGTGGGTGCTTCGCTGTCTAGCCAGCACTTGAAGTTTATCCCTTCAGTGATACAAAGCCAATGTTGGGGGGAAAGCCCTACATATGCCAGGCTCTTTCTCACCCATTTCCCACGTAGTCCATCTGGTGACCAAGAATCCTAGGGCCTGTTTGCCCCAGATTCTGACTGGCTGGCTGGCTAGGGGCCACATTTGGTGCCTTTGACCCCAGCCTCGATCCACTGACTCATTGCCCACGTTTCCCTGCAGTCTGCTGAGGCAGAGTGTTTTGAGGAACGCGGCCCCCGCATGCCGCCACCTGCACACGTCCTCCTGGAAGGCCGACTGTAACAGAGCCGTACTCACACGGGTGCACCGGCAGGTCTACGCGCGCCTCTATCCCGTGCTCCTGGTCAAGCAGGACGGCTCGACCATCCACATCCGCTACAGGGAGCCGCGGCGGCTGCTGGCGGTAAGGCTCGGTCACCAGGCGCATTGAGCTCTTCCCCTTGGCTCCACCTGGGGCCAAGTGCCAAGTGAGCCAAGGAAAGAGGCAGGTGCAGGCGCAGCCACACTGGTGAGGCCCAAGAGGCCTCTTCCTCTGGCCTGGGCCCCAGGGGGTCTGTGGAGAGACGGGACCCCCAGAAACCGCTCTCCCTGGGAGGTCTTGGGCTGGTTGGCCATGGAGCACAATGGAGATGCCGCACGTAAGTGGGGAGAGAATGATTTAGTAGACGACAGTTATTGTTTGAGAAGTTCAGTTTAGATGCAGAGAGCGTATCCAAAAATCAGGTGGGATTTATGAATTTTGTacttaaaattaaatcaaatcctgaggaaacaagcagaaaaaaaaatattttttaaggaagaatgctttgaaggaaaagaaaacccaacaGAATATGTAAAAATCAAAGTACAGTACGATAGGAAAAACTAAGGTAAAACAAAGGCTTGAAAAGTGTCATGGCAGCAGGACTTTATAAATTTAACATCACCTGAGTCAGATTTTGGCATTTTTACCTGTCTCACACCCCCTTTCCTTGAGTGGCTCCGAAATGCACCCTAGCGTCTTACCTCCTCCTCTAGCTGCCCACGGACCTTGATGCCCTGTCCCCTGAAGAGAGGAAGGCTCGATTGCGGAAACGTGAGGCTAGGTTCCGAGAAACGAAGACGGAACCAGAGCTCAAGGACGACTTTGATGTAGAGCAGTACAAGCGATTTTGGAGCAAAAAGTAACTGCACCTTCGAACTGTCCCAGGAAGGGAGTTGTGAAGTGAAGATGAGGGGGAGGGTGTTCTCCCGCAGCAGTGtctgattttaaaattacaagTTAAAAGCCCCTTTGGTGTTGTCTCGTCCTGTTCTCTCTTGCTTTCATGCTGACTGAGGTGCATGCCGTTTCTGAAAATCACCCTTTCTGAAAAGTACCATGTTAGGCCCCATCTGGCACTGCCCCTGGAACCTGCGGTCTAACACCAGCAGTGGGAAGGCACAGAGCCCCAACGAGGGCTCCTGGTGACCCAGAGCCATCCTGGAGAGTGTTGCACTAGTTGACCTGCTGTCATGCAAATGAGGCCCAAAGTGGGCAACAGCCGGCCTGGGGCCACCCCAGAAATCAGAGTAGATGCAGGACTCATATGGGTCTGGTACTCTTCCTGCTTCAGAGCATCCTGCCAGGCTCCTGGCCATACCCCTCCCACCCCAAATCGGGCCTCCACACCCCCAGGAGCATCAGGGTTTTGCCACTTCCCTGACAGAGCAGAGTGGCCAGGAGTGGGTGGCAAGAGTGGGATGTTCTGGAACCCAGGGACAGGCTCATGATGGTTGGCCCTCATCTGGAGCTGCCCCTGTGCCTCCCTGCAGCACCTCAGCTCCCCCAGGGGCTCCGCCTGGGCAGGGAAGGCCTTGCCACCCTTGCTCGCCGTGCCCACCAGGACCATTCGTCCCACTCAGCCCACTTGGCTGGTTCTTCCTCCCCTCTGCCTCTGTTCTGGGCTGCTTTCCTGCCACCCCCACCGGGCAGGCAAGCCCTCAGTCCTCCTTGGAATGCCCCCAGCCCCCACTGCCCTCACTGCATCTGTCCCATCACTGCCCTGCCTGCCGAGAGCTACCACTCCAGCGACTTCCTTTTCCTGCGTCGGCAGTGTCCCTTTTCTCCAGGACCATTCCTGTCAGAAAGCCTCCCTGCACGAACCCCCACTTGTCTCCTAACTGCTACCCGATGCTCTCTTCACCTCCACAGCCAAACTCCCCAAAGAGTTGTCTACTACACCCATGGCCCCCACTTGCTTTCCTCACTCTCTCTTAAACTCAGCTCCTTTTGGACTTCCAACCCCACCTCACCACCCTGTTCTTGTGAAGGTCAGCCAGGGCCCTCCACACAGCCCAATGCGTAGTCAGTGCCAGCGCTGACCGTCCTCTGCTCCGGGCCCTCCAGACACTACACTCACCCCAGTCACCTTGCCCAGTATCCCAGTGCCGTCTGTGCCAGCAGCTCCTCAGAGGGTACTTCCAGCCAGAACCCTGCCCTGGCCAGACTGTGGCTGGCCTCCCCAGCACCTTGTCCCAGGTGGTCATGGGCACTTTGGGTACACCATGTTTAAAACCAGCCCGATGAACCCCCACAAGCCCGCTCCTTCTGCTGAGTTCCCCATCTTCGGACCCAGCTGCCCCATCCTTGCTGCCGCTCCAGCCAAACGCCTGGGTGGCATCCTCGACTCCTGTCCCCCAGCCATATACTAAGAAGCCAAGCTGATGGTCACACCCAGCATCAAGTCCATGACCAAATATTGCAGCTCTGCCTTCAGAACACAC encodes:
- the MRPL55 gene encoding 39S ribosomal protein L55, mitochondrial — encoded protein: MAALGSLSGLLRQSVLRNAAPACRHLHTSSWKADCNRAVLTRVHRQVYARLYPVLLVKQDGSTIHIRYREPRRLLALPTDLDALSPEERKARLRKREARFRETKTEPELKDDFDVEQYKRFWSKK